A portion of the Pseudoalteromonas luteoviolacea genome contains these proteins:
- a CDS encoding sodium-dependent transporter, with translation MAQVRDGFQSRLGFVLAAAGAAVGLGNIWGFPTQAANHGGGAFLLAYFIVIFLLALPALYTELYLGHQAQANPVKALKQAWQEKQPSVGAAAGYVGLAGAIVMLSFYSIVAGWMLAHSIEPVTSMLGFDEASQFLTGDSTHRNFIFTPLMLLLTAAIILKGVKSGIETWSRRLMPLLLLLLCCLIAYMATLEGAEEGFKAYLVPDFSKITDPDLIIAAMGQAFFSLSLGVGCMMIYGSYLKPNENLPKLTFSVAMLDTGVAFLAGLLIIPAIFVAQQNGVEVFQDGKLAGEGRLIFAILPELFSSMGQIGIWVGLTFFVLMSIASLTSTISSTEIPVSFLVENHGMDRKRATWVVTLVILLCSSLIIMNFDWLFGLVISVFTRYQLPLMGLFYFVTVGWMWKRGNKLIENATGLQYWFAQYLRFVCPVLMTAVFVNVVVNK, from the coding sequence ATGGCTCAGGTACGTGATGGTTTTCAAAGCCGACTTGGCTTTGTTCTAGCGGCGGCAGGTGCTGCTGTTGGTTTAGGTAATATTTGGGGCTTCCCTACGCAAGCTGCCAATCATGGTGGTGGTGCATTCTTACTCGCATATTTTATTGTCATCTTTTTGTTGGCGTTGCCAGCTCTATATACCGAGCTTTATCTCGGTCATCAAGCGCAAGCAAATCCTGTGAAAGCACTAAAACAAGCATGGCAAGAGAAACAACCAAGTGTCGGCGCTGCAGCTGGCTATGTTGGTTTAGCTGGCGCGATTGTGATGCTGAGTTTTTATTCTATTGTAGCTGGGTGGATGCTCGCACATTCTATTGAGCCAGTCACATCTATGTTAGGCTTTGACGAAGCGAGCCAATTTTTAACTGGTGATTCTACCCATAGAAACTTTATATTTACGCCTTTAATGCTGTTATTAACTGCGGCTATTATTCTAAAAGGTGTGAAATCGGGCATTGAGACGTGGTCACGTCGTTTAATGCCTTTGTTACTGTTATTGTTATGTTGCTTGATTGCATACATGGCGACCCTAGAAGGCGCTGAAGAAGGCTTTAAAGCATACTTAGTTCCTGATTTTAGTAAAATCACTGACCCTGACTTAATCATCGCGGCAATGGGCCAAGCGTTTTTCTCTTTATCGCTTGGTGTCGGCTGTATGATGATTTACGGCTCATATTTGAAACCCAATGAAAATCTACCAAAACTAACTTTTAGCGTGGCTATGCTAGACACCGGTGTGGCATTTTTAGCAGGCTTATTGATTATCCCAGCTATTTTTGTGGCACAGCAAAATGGCGTAGAAGTTTTTCAAGATGGCAAACTCGCTGGAGAAGGGCGACTCATTTTTGCAATTTTACCTGAACTATTTTCTAGCATGGGACAAATTGGCATTTGGGTTGGATTAACATTTTTCGTATTAATGTCAATTGCCTCTCTGACCTCGACAATTTCGTCGACAGAAATTCCCGTTTCATTTTTAGTTGAAAACCATGGTATGGATAGAAAGCGCGCAACTTGGGTGGTTACCTTGGTTATTTTACTTTGCTCTAGCCTCATCATTATGAATTTTGACTGGTTGTTTGGTTTAGTCATTTCGGTATTTACTCGTTACCAGCTACCCCTTATGGGCTTGTTCTATTTTGTGACAGTTGGCTGGATGTGGAAACGTGGTAACAAACTGATCGAAAATGCAACAGGGCTTCAATATTGGTTTGCGCAATACCTTCGTTTTGTCTGTCCTGTCTTAATGACGGCAGTGTTTGTCAATGTTGTGGTGAACAAATAA
- a CDS encoding Ig-like domain-containing protein — MFSMRWFSTIFMIFLLTACGGGGSIEKSSSGDGGTDTDDYALALSLNSPSGSSELSVSNPIQVQAKVTKDGQAQADRLVKFVGDEFSEFNGSSSVLTNSEGIAIVGIVANSNQGAGAITASFDVNSQTLTQSIEYAAMGDGGIQIALEFKDASGNEINTENKLAGEDAATVMATLTNNGVALSNQLLTFTFDELISTSSNGKIVTNANGQASVQVNATQQVGAGTISVTYEDASTALNFASEGYEFFNRQVYDLSVVGLDAQGQETSELSLNTPIAIRATLTLNGKPVADEPLTFSVDKALIGTVTNVLKTDSNGSVTFNLIDNNESGVGILNVSFDAPGDVEDVSSAFSFESEGDGGLQLSVSIADSTGALISDQNRLGTGKNGSVTILLEDNGQPLSDVIVTVNGGTKAVTIPSDGKVATNQQGQAILTLVPNTLSGVDTLTVTYATESETVTRTVNYHSNGDEFFGIEKYEIALTGETASGATSNQLSFSNPLTVRALLTLNGSPVSGQNINFTVNDKGLLSSSVLETGTDGFAAVVLSENNVDGAGVVTATYTTEDNVVITKAFNFISAGDGGLQMTLTVNDQTTDKNPISQQNPLNGTTRGMIEVTLSNNGTLVSGAIVNVSAGGKAVTVPSDGQAVTQSNGQASLELVANKETGIGQLSATYTDPVTSETVTEQYIYYSEGDPDFSDSEFELSIVARNASGIESNELSGDSELTLSATLLQNGSAFENQLIQFSVNEFGTLDPQSGSVLTNSSGVAVIKLKDNSVQGAGRVTATFTSSSGVNVSRSFNFNSQGDGGLLLVIESIIGSNGQAISQDNVISKDQIGVVTARLTEDGQPVTKSLVTFTVDDVATMDPESGRAETDSEGRAQVNLLTTRVAGVGEVFAEYEGLRTNNALFHSKGDAETIDGNYSFDIQLLTGCNDDWDSVRNDINNPIDPITGGCTIVTSVDSSVIPELFIRITPVTDDAEDVDNQIIEITTDKGQVLPSSGKVLTDVNGIALLKLQPGDSDGAGTISVSFDNETATENFSVGIQELYLQLTAELPSSPTSEQPLPELDSGDSFIITAQVYTDEALTELYQQPVDIGFSSICASQQPAGTLATIDSPVRSQAGVATSTYRASGCNGNDTITASISAADPASYAFFVNTAPVQSLKFISASNRFIGLPPATGGVPVTSTITFQLIDTDDNPLRQKQIEFRFADLTGEATLNTYKGNTDSNGEAKTLIEGGVVPGGLVVEACYLPDDAIEAAAQNLQFPTCWQSKIDQCTANPSLEFCELPDNLSNGFTLIPAGDQVNAVSSGVILSSGVPDQDSFDAAPEKFILNTQNYIGVTANISVFFGDQFNQLSKDDLVANVQAEAGVIGNIDGSGGDESYQCFADKGRCQVQWRSQGELPFTDPKWLNRIGDVCDTYKGAPVPCIGDYPETVTDGGVTRTVVRGARVTILATAKGQENFHDKPSTDTIQRKNGLFDIGEFQPLNDDLPEAFADFNGNNQFDAVDCVANNDDPATDPCEPTLSNGGHNEFYLDANNNGVYDGLPDDPTTGIYNGLLCGQAAEEAGQCSKDLVDIRKQFEIVASSDVVYTRFVVNKSHINGGTCSNDVGRIDPGDLDSDIVTFPKEGLFGLEDTENADYCDIDGIMLGDFDNDNENETDSVMVEIYFSDLYGNSLPEGTEINIATTNGVVNIIELSSTVYFSGGFDRGKAVVQVTPETSANSQDTGNLTITFEIPSPSDDGETITRTKSIIIQDNG; from the coding sequence ATGTTTTCAATGCGTTGGTTTAGCACCATATTTATGATATTCCTTCTAACAGCCTGTGGCGGAGGTGGCTCAATTGAGAAAAGCTCCTCTGGTGACGGCGGTACTGATACAGACGATTATGCACTGGCATTAAGTCTTAACTCTCCAAGTGGTTCTTCCGAGCTAAGTGTTTCAAATCCGATTCAAGTTCAGGCCAAAGTAACTAAAGATGGTCAAGCGCAAGCTGATAGGTTAGTCAAATTTGTTGGGGATGAATTCTCTGAATTTAATGGCTCGTCATCAGTTTTAACCAATAGTGAAGGTATTGCTATTGTTGGTATTGTTGCAAACAGTAACCAAGGGGCGGGTGCCATAACTGCATCTTTTGATGTGAATAGTCAAACTCTTACTCAAAGTATCGAATACGCAGCGATGGGCGATGGGGGCATTCAAATTGCACTTGAGTTCAAAGATGCCAGTGGTAATGAAATCAATACTGAAAACAAACTGGCCGGAGAAGATGCGGCAACAGTAATGGCGACTTTGACAAATAATGGTGTCGCTCTATCTAACCAGTTATTAACCTTCACATTTGACGAACTGATAAGCACATCCAGTAATGGTAAAATCGTCACGAATGCCAATGGTCAAGCCAGTGTGCAAGTGAATGCCACGCAGCAAGTCGGTGCGGGGACTATTTCTGTCACTTATGAAGATGCGTCAACAGCCTTAAATTTTGCGTCTGAAGGTTATGAGTTCTTCAATCGTCAAGTTTATGATTTGTCTGTTGTGGGATTAGACGCGCAAGGCCAAGAAACCAGTGAGCTATCGCTTAATACACCAATCGCAATTCGTGCCACGTTGACACTTAATGGTAAGCCTGTAGCTGATGAGCCACTCACGTTTAGTGTTGATAAAGCACTTATCGGCACTGTGACAAACGTATTGAAGACTGACAGTAACGGTTCTGTGACATTCAACTTAATTGATAACAATGAATCTGGTGTAGGGATATTAAATGTATCCTTTGATGCGCCTGGCGATGTTGAAGATGTGTCTTCTGCATTTAGCTTTGAAAGTGAAGGGGATGGCGGTTTACAGCTGAGTGTATCTATTGCAGATTCAACCGGTGCGCTTATCTCTGATCAAAACAGGCTTGGTACAGGAAAAAATGGTTCTGTAACAATCTTGCTTGAAGATAACGGCCAGCCTTTGTCCGATGTGATAGTGACTGTAAATGGAGGCACTAAAGCGGTAACAATTCCTTCAGATGGCAAAGTGGCGACTAATCAACAGGGGCAAGCGATTTTGACACTTGTGCCTAATACGTTGTCTGGCGTTGATACACTGACTGTAACTTATGCGACTGAGTCAGAAACGGTGACTCGTACTGTAAATTATCATTCTAATGGTGATGAATTTTTCGGTATAGAAAAGTATGAAATTGCACTTACTGGTGAAACCGCAAGCGGTGCAACTTCAAATCAGTTGTCATTTTCGAATCCACTTACAGTCCGTGCTTTATTGACGCTCAACGGCTCACCTGTATCTGGTCAAAACATCAATTTCACGGTTAATGATAAAGGCTTGTTATCGAGCAGTGTTTTGGAAACTGGTACGGACGGCTTTGCTGCGGTGGTTTTAAGTGAAAACAATGTTGATGGTGCGGGGGTTGTCACTGCAACTTATACGACAGAAGATAATGTCGTTATCACGAAGGCGTTTAATTTTATCAGCGCCGGTGACGGTGGACTGCAAATGACGTTGACGGTTAACGACCAAACCACTGATAAAAACCCGATAAGTCAACAAAATCCGCTTAACGGCACGACTCGAGGAATGATTGAAGTTACGCTTTCTAATAATGGCACTTTGGTGAGCGGTGCAATTGTCAACGTTTCCGCTGGTGGAAAAGCAGTAACGGTACCTTCAGATGGGCAAGCCGTGACCCAATCCAATGGGCAAGCATCGTTAGAGCTTGTTGCTAATAAAGAGACTGGTATAGGTCAACTGTCTGCGACTTATACAGATCCTGTTACCTCGGAGACTGTAACTGAGCAGTATATCTACTATTCAGAGGGGGATCCTGACTTCAGCGACTCTGAGTTCGAGTTATCAATTGTTGCACGTAACGCCTCGGGCATTGAATCTAACGAGCTATCAGGTGACTCTGAATTGACGCTAAGTGCGACTCTATTACAAAACGGTTCTGCGTTTGAAAATCAGCTCATCCAATTTTCAGTCAATGAATTTGGTACTTTAGACCCTCAATCTGGCTCTGTTTTAACAAATTCATCTGGCGTTGCTGTTATTAAGTTAAAAGACAACTCGGTACAAGGGGCGGGCAGAGTAACTGCCACGTTTACCTCAAGCAGTGGCGTGAATGTATCGCGCAGTTTCAACTTTAATAGTCAAGGCGATGGCGGCTTACTATTGGTTATTGAGTCAATCATAGGTAGTAACGGCCAGGCAATTTCACAAGATAATGTGATTAGTAAAGACCAAATAGGCGTAGTCACAGCACGGTTGACTGAAGATGGGCAACCGGTGACCAAGTCATTGGTTACGTTCACGGTAGATGACGTTGCAACTATGGATCCGGAAAGTGGACGTGCAGAGACTGATAGTGAAGGTAGGGCTCAGGTTAATTTATTGACAACACGTGTTGCGGGTGTCGGTGAAGTCTTTGCCGAGTATGAAGGACTTAGAACGAACAATGCCTTGTTCCACTCTAAAGGTGATGCTGAAACGATAGATGGCAATTACAGTTTTGATATTCAGTTGCTGACAGGTTGTAACGACGATTGGGATTCGGTTCGAAATGATATCAATAACCCGATAGATCCCATTACTGGCGGTTGTACTATTGTGACAAGTGTAGATTCCAGTGTGATCCCTGAGTTATTTATCCGTATAACACCTGTAACAGATGATGCAGAAGACGTTGACAATCAAATCATTGAAATCACCACTGATAAAGGGCAGGTGTTGCCTAGTTCAGGTAAAGTACTTACAGATGTCAATGGAATTGCATTACTGAAATTGCAGCCCGGTGACAGTGACGGTGCTGGGACAATTAGTGTGAGTTTTGATAATGAAACAGCTACGGAGAACTTCTCTGTGGGTATACAAGAATTGTATTTGCAGCTGACAGCAGAATTACCATCTTCACCAACGTCTGAGCAACCTCTGCCTGAATTAGATTCAGGTGACAGTTTCATTATTACGGCGCAAGTTTATACGGATGAAGCATTGACTGAACTTTATCAACAACCTGTTGATATTGGCTTTTCGTCAATTTGTGCAAGCCAACAGCCAGCCGGCACATTAGCTACTATTGACAGTCCAGTTCGTTCGCAAGCAGGTGTAGCAACTTCAACGTACAGAGCAAGTGGTTGTAATGGTAATGATACAATCACAGCGAGTATCTCAGCTGCTGATCCAGCCAGTTATGCATTCTTCGTTAATACCGCGCCAGTGCAGTCATTGAAGTTTATAAGTGCAAGTAACCGCTTTATCGGCCTACCACCTGCAACAGGCGGTGTACCGGTAACATCTACGATTACATTCCAGTTGATTGATACTGACGATAACCCGTTGCGTCAAAAGCAAATTGAATTTAGATTTGCAGATTTGACTGGGGAAGCGACTTTAAATACGTATAAAGGCAACACCGATAGCAATGGTGAAGCAAAGACCTTAATCGAAGGCGGTGTGGTCCCTGGTGGGCTGGTTGTTGAAGCGTGTTACCTGCCAGATGATGCTATCGAAGCCGCAGCGCAAAACCTGCAATTTCCTACCTGCTGGCAGTCGAAGATTGACCAATGTACAGCCAATCCTAGCTTAGAGTTTTGTGAGCTACCAGATAACTTATCTAACGGGTTTACGCTTATCCCAGCTGGAGATCAAGTCAATGCGGTTTCTTCTGGTGTTATATTATCGTCGGGTGTGCCTGACCAAGATAGTTTTGATGCAGCGCCGGAGAAGTTTATTCTTAATACTCAAAACTATATAGGTGTCACGGCAAATATTAGCGTTTTCTTTGGCGATCAGTTTAATCAACTATCTAAAGATGACCTAGTTGCGAATGTGCAAGCTGAAGCAGGGGTTATCGGCAATATTGACGGTTCAGGTGGTGATGAATCTTATCAATGCTTTGCGGATAAAGGGCGTTGCCAAGTACAATGGCGCTCTCAAGGTGAATTGCCATTTACGGACCCTAAATGGCTTAACCGAATCGGTGATGTATGTGACACTTATAAAGGTGCCCCTGTGCCATGTATAGGAGACTATCCAGAGACGGTGACCGACGGTGGTGTAACTAGAACAGTGGTGCGCGGTGCCCGTGTGACGATACTTGCGACAGCAAAAGGGCAGGAAAATTTCCACGATAAGCCGTCTACAGATACGATACAACGCAAGAATGGCCTATTTGATATTGGTGAGTTTCAGCCGCTGAATGATGATTTACCAGAAGCGTTTGCTGACTTTAATGGTAATAACCAATTTGATGCGGTTGACTGTGTAGCAAATAATGACGACCCAGCTACAGATCCTTGTGAGCCAACACTCAGTAACGGTGGGCACAACGAATTTTATTTAGATGCCAACAATAATGGCGTGTACGATGGGCTCCCAGATGATCCTACAACGGGCATATACAATGGTTTACTGTGTGGTCAGGCTGCAGAAGAAGCTGGACAGTGCAGTAAGGATTTAGTCGATATTAGGAAACAATTTGAAATTGTTGCGTCAAGCGATGTGGTTTATACGCGTTTTGTCGTTAATAAATCTCATATTAACGGTGGAACCTGTAGCAACGATGTCGGTAGAATTGATCCTGGAGATCTAGATTCAGACATTGTGACTTTCCCTAAGGAAGGTTTATTTGGGCTAGAGGACACTGAAAATGCCGATTACTGTGATATTGATGGCATTATGCTCGGCGACTTTGATAATGATAATGAAAATGAAACTGACTCAGTCATGGTTGAAATTTACTTTTCAGATTTATATGGCAACTCATTGCCTGAAGGAACTGAAATTAACATCGCTACAACCAACGGCGTAGTAAATATCATTGAATTATCTAGTACTGTTTACTTTAGTGGCGGTTTTGATCGCGGTAAAGCGGTTGTTCAAGTGACGCCAGAGACGTCAGCGAATAGCCAAGATACTGGTAACTTAACTATCACGTTTGAAATTCCCAGTCCATCGGATGATGGAGAAACTATCACAAGAACCAAGTCAATAATTATCCAAGACAACGGTTAA
- a CDS encoding glutathione peroxidase has translation MENIYRYSVKLLTGETLSLKSLKDQPVILVNIASKCSFTPQLTALEKMYRKYNKKGLEIIAFPCNQFGKNEPLENEMLKEFYQSHFNLSFKIAEKTLVNGPDAHPLFNYLKSHTRGIAQNRAIKWNYTKFLIGTDGELLSRYAPRTKPESLKQIIEGQLQDESSTLQFAKV, from the coding sequence ATGGAAAATATTTACAGATACAGTGTTAAATTACTTACAGGCGAAACGCTTTCTTTAAAGTCGTTAAAAGACCAGCCAGTTATTTTGGTGAACATCGCTAGCAAATGCAGTTTTACACCTCAGCTCACCGCCCTCGAGAAAATGTATCGTAAATATAATAAAAAAGGGTTAGAGATAATCGCATTCCCCTGTAATCAGTTTGGTAAAAATGAGCCGCTAGAAAACGAAATGCTAAAAGAGTTTTACCAATCACACTTTAACTTAAGCTTTAAAATTGCTGAAAAAACCCTAGTAAATGGACCTGATGCCCACCCTTTATTTAATTATCTTAAGTCACATACTCGTGGCATTGCACAAAATCGTGCGATAAAGTGGAATTACACCAAGTTTTTAATTGGTACGGATGGTGAACTGCTATCTCGCTATGCGCCTCGTACTAAACCAGAGTCTTTAAAGCAGATCATCGAGGGTCAGTTGCAAGATGAAAGTAGCACTCTTCAGTTCGCAAAAGTATGA
- a CDS encoding 2-hydroxyacid dehydrogenase: MKVALFSSQKYEQPFFSNAISKFSGIEIAYIENSLNRDTVFLASGYDAVCVFVNDDLNACVLGDLAELGVKFVALRCAGYNNIDIESAHALGIQVVRVPSYSPEAVAEHCMALILTLSRKTHKAYNRVREENFDLNGLLGFNIHNKTVGLIGCGKIGQALVSILNGFGAHPLVYDPNIGEGSYTQVSLEMLLAQSDIISLHCPLTESTHHLIDEAAFNSMKPGVMLINTSRGALINTQACINALKARKIGYLGLDVYEQESELFFKDRSEEIIQDDTFVRLSGFPNVLITGHQGFFTQEALTEIAMTTVKNLYALKHKTHTPNIV; encoded by the coding sequence ATGAAAGTAGCACTCTTCAGTTCGCAAAAGTATGAACAGCCATTTTTTTCAAACGCTATATCCAAGTTCAGTGGCATAGAAATAGCGTATATTGAAAATAGTTTAAATAGAGATACGGTATTTTTGGCATCAGGCTATGACGCTGTGTGCGTCTTTGTGAATGATGATCTCAATGCCTGTGTATTAGGTGACTTAGCAGAGCTAGGGGTTAAGTTTGTCGCGTTAAGGTGTGCAGGTTATAACAATATTGATATTGAATCGGCACACGCTCTGGGGATTCAAGTAGTCAGAGTCCCTTCATATAGCCCTGAAGCGGTTGCCGAGCATTGTATGGCACTTATTCTAACATTATCCAGAAAAACGCATAAGGCCTACAACCGTGTAAGAGAGGAAAACTTTGACCTCAATGGTTTGCTGGGGTTCAATATCCATAACAAAACGGTTGGCCTAATTGGATGCGGAAAAATAGGCCAAGCACTTGTTTCTATATTAAATGGGTTCGGGGCGCACCCCCTTGTATATGACCCAAATATTGGGGAAGGCTCTTATACACAGGTTTCTTTGGAGATGCTGCTAGCACAAAGCGACATTATTTCCTTGCACTGCCCTTTGACTGAATCGACACACCATTTAATCGATGAAGCAGCCTTCAATAGCATGAAACCTGGTGTTATGTTGATCAACACCAGTCGAGGTGCGTTAATCAATACACAAGCTTGCATTAACGCACTTAAAGCAAGAAAAATTGGTTATTTAGGCCTTGATGTGTACGAGCAAGAATCAGAGCTTTTCTTCAAAGACCGCAGTGAAGAAATCATTCAGGATGATACGTTTGTGAGACTTAGTGGTTTTCCTAATGTGTTGATTACAGGTCACCAAGGCTTCTTTACTCAAGAAGCGCTAACCGAAATTGCTATGACAACAGTCAAAAATTTATACGCACTAAAACATAAAACTCACACACCCAATATTGTGTGA
- a CDS encoding NAD(P)-dependent oxidoreductase encodes MTSNKKNVAFVGLGVMGFPMAGHLANQGYNVTVYNRTTSKAQAWLDTYSGQLATTPALAAINADIVFVCVGNDDDLREVTSGADGVLKSMKDNTILVDHTTASADVARELFAACKAQNIGFIDAPVSGGEAGAVNGQLTIMCGGNTETYEQVEPVMAAYARFSKLLGEVGSGQIAKMMNQICIAGVVQGLAEALQFGQNANIDCEAVVEVISKGAAGSWQMENRHKSMLDDHYEHGFAVDWMRKDLAIALDEAKKNGSTLPLTALVDQFYADVQKMGGNRWDTSSLLKRLV; translated from the coding sequence ATGACTTCAAATAAAAAAAACGTTGCTTTTGTTGGCCTTGGTGTAATGGGGTTCCCAATGGCTGGGCACTTAGCAAATCAAGGATATAACGTCACCGTCTATAACCGTACTACGAGCAAAGCACAAGCTTGGTTAGACACATACTCAGGTCAACTTGCAACTACACCGGCACTTGCCGCTATCAACGCAGATATTGTATTTGTGTGTGTAGGCAATGACGATGACCTACGAGAAGTCACTTCAGGTGCAGACGGTGTCCTAAAATCGATGAAAGACAATACAATTTTAGTTGACCACACCACAGCATCTGCAGATGTTGCCCGAGAACTTTTTGCAGCTTGTAAAGCTCAAAATATTGGCTTTATTGATGCTCCTGTCTCTGGTGGAGAAGCTGGCGCAGTTAATGGCCAGCTCACCATTATGTGTGGTGGCAACACAGAAACATACGAGCAGGTAGAGCCTGTTATGGCTGCATACGCACGCTTTTCAAAGCTGCTCGGAGAGGTGGGGTCTGGTCAAATTGCAAAAATGATGAATCAGATTTGTATAGCAGGTGTTGTTCAAGGCCTCGCAGAAGCACTTCAATTTGGTCAAAATGCCAATATCGATTGCGAAGCGGTCGTAGAAGTCATTTCAAAAGGGGCAGCAGGTAGCTGGCAAATGGAAAACCGTCATAAAAGTATGTTAGACGACCATTACGAGCATGGCTTTGCAGTCGACTGGATGCGCAAAGACTTGGCTATTGCGCTAGATGAAGCGAAAAAGAACGGCTCTACTCTACCCCTCACAGCATTAGTTGATCAATTCTATGCCGATGTACAAAAGATGGGAGGAAACCGCTGGGATACCTCGAGTTTGCTCAAACGCCTAGTTTAA
- a CDS encoding DUF924 family protein produces the protein MQYQDIYEFWFVTCSEQDWWQKSSAFDQKVKSQFSILHKMAYNGELEKWRETPVGSLCEIIVLDQFPRNMYRDTPQAFASDALALSLSQQAIDKGFDKALNDTEVGFLYMPFMHSESAVIHRQAEVLFRDLPGYEFELAHKRIIDRFGRYPHRNNILGRVSTDEELEFLQQPGSSF, from the coding sequence ATGCAGTATCAAGATATTTACGAGTTTTGGTTTGTTACATGCTCCGAGCAAGATTGGTGGCAAAAATCTTCGGCATTTGATCAGAAAGTAAAAAGTCAATTTTCTATACTCCATAAAATGGCTTACAACGGTGAGCTAGAAAAGTGGCGTGAAACTCCTGTTGGTTCTTTGTGCGAAATAATCGTGTTAGACCAATTCCCTAGAAATATGTATCGTGATACGCCGCAAGCTTTTGCTAGTGATGCGTTAGCTTTGAGTCTTTCACAGCAGGCTATAGACAAAGGGTTTGATAAAGCACTCAATGATACTGAAGTAGGTTTTTTGTATATGCCCTTTATGCATAGTGAAAGTGCTGTGATCCATCGACAAGCAGAAGTGTTGTTTAGAGATCTGCCAGGTTATGAGTTTGAATTGGCACATAAACGGATCATTGATAGATTTGGACGCTACCCACACAGAAACAATATTCTTGGTCGCGTTTCAACAGATGAAGAGCTGGAATTTTTGCAGCAGCCTGGTTCGAGCTTTTAA
- a CDS encoding dicarboxylate/amino acid:cation symporter: MTDNNKFSLTTRIMIAMIAGIGVGIILQQILAGEPEFLIPLGFAEFPVRGFFVDGIFHVGGQIFIASLKMLVVPLVFISLVCGTCSLSDPKKLGRLGGKSILLYLTTTAIAITVAISLALLVSPGAGIDMPTTSSFDAKEAPTLAQVIIGMFPTNPIDAMASGNMLQVIVFALLFGIAMALSGEPGKRVAAIFDDLNTVILKLVTLLMNLAPYGVFCLMAKLFTDIQMGLIVELGKYFLVVVAALFFHALVNYTVLLKTLTGLNPLIFLTKMKDACMFAFSTSSSSATMPVTLETATKKLGANNTVASFTVPLGATINMDGTAIMQGVATVFIAQVFAVDLTLSDYLMVILTATLASVGTAGVPGVGLIMLAMVLNQVGLPVEGIAIIMGVDRLLDMTRTAVNVTGDCMVTCVVAKSEGELDHTVFNDPDAAKELEESLSTTKS, encoded by the coding sequence ATGACTGATAATAATAAATTTAGCCTCACAACCCGTATCATGATAGCCATGATCGCGGGTATTGGTGTCGGTATAATTCTGCAGCAAATCCTTGCAGGTGAACCGGAGTTTCTAATCCCATTAGGGTTTGCAGAATTTCCTGTCAGAGGCTTTTTCGTCGATGGGATATTCCACGTTGGCGGACAGATTTTTATAGCAAGTTTAAAGATGCTTGTAGTGCCTTTGGTATTTATATCACTGGTATGCGGAACGTGTAGTCTCAGCGATCCAAAAAAATTAGGCCGTTTAGGTGGAAAATCAATTCTGCTTTATCTAACGACCACAGCAATTGCCATCACAGTTGCAATATCATTAGCACTGCTTGTCAGCCCTGGGGCAGGTATTGATATGCCAACGACAAGCAGCTTTGATGCTAAAGAAGCTCCTACGCTTGCCCAAGTCATTATTGGGATGTTCCCAACCAACCCAATTGACGCGATGGCAAGTGGCAATATGTTGCAAGTCATTGTGTTTGCACTATTATTTGGTATTGCCATGGCCTTAAGTGGTGAGCCTGGTAAACGTGTTGCAGCCATCTTTGATGACTTAAACACGGTTATTCTTAAGCTGGTTACTTTACTCATGAACTTAGCACCGTACGGTGTATTTTGTTTAATGGCTAAGCTATTTACCGATATTCAAATGGGTTTAATTGTCGAGCTAGGTAAGTACTTCTTAGTGGTTGTTGCGGCACTGTTTTTCCATGCACTTGTAAATTACACTGTTCTACTTAAAACCTTAACTGGTCTAAACCCTCTCATTTTCTTGACAAAAATGAAGGATGCTTGCATGTTTGCGTTCAGCACTTCGAGTTCAAGTGCAACTATGCCTGTCACATTAGAAACAGCAACGAAGAAACTCGGGGCGAATAATACAGTTGCTTCTTTCACCGTTCCTCTCGGAGCAACTATTAATATGGATGGCACTGCGATTATGCAAGGTGTGGCAACTGTATTTATTGCGCAGGTATTCGCGGTGGACTTAACTTTAAGTGACTACCTCATGGTTATTTTAACTGCTACATTAGCATCTGTTGGCACCGCAGGTGTCCCTGGTGTTGGGTTGATCATGCTGGCTATGGTATTAAACCAAGTTGGCCTACCTGTTGAAGGTATTGCGATCATCATGGGCGTAGATAGATTATTAGATATGACCCGTACCGCTGTGAATGTCACCGGTGACTGTATGGTAACTTGTGTAGTAGCCAAGTCTGAAGGTGAATTAGACCACACTGTGTTTAACGACCCAGATGCAGCTAAAGAGCTTGAGGAAAGTTTAAGTACAACCAAGTCTTAA